One window of Leptospira wolbachii serovar Codice str. CDC genomic DNA carries:
- a CDS encoding ParA family protein — MKVISVSNIKGGSGKSTTAAHLACALARRGKTLVVDMDMQGDLTDYCLPDLDLNQLNESNVMSVLLGMKRMTDCIRETKQFDVLPSTLSLAKLTKYNPDSTSLCLQFKRALDEVRNKYKFVIIDTPGSAKHELTTAIYNSELILIPVTPSKWTIRAVNLLLDEISQTETIFSQKKKIAFVPSWFGPSKKHRELLEKLKQIEEIPCLAEIPKSESIKSKTEKQESLKKDSNAWHAFDLLADESIALVDPENSILSLKP, encoded by the coding sequence ATGAAGGTGATCTCAGTTTCCAATATTAAGGGAGGAAGTGGGAAATCCACTACTGCTGCCCACTTAGCTTGTGCCCTTGCCAGGCGGGGGAAAACACTGGTTGTGGATATGGACATGCAGGGCGACTTAACAGACTATTGTTTGCCCGATTTGGATCTGAACCAACTGAATGAATCCAATGTGATGAGTGTACTTCTCGGGATGAAACGAATGACAGACTGCATTCGGGAAACCAAACAATTTGATGTTTTGCCATCTACCTTAAGTTTGGCCAAACTGACCAAATACAATCCCGATTCGACTAGCCTTTGTTTACAATTCAAACGAGCTTTGGATGAAGTACGAAACAAATACAAATTTGTAATTATAGATACGCCGGGTTCTGCCAAACATGAACTCACCACAGCCATCTACAATTCCGAGTTGATCCTGATTCCGGTAACTCCCAGTAAATGGACGATTCGAGCTGTGAATTTACTTCTAGATGAAATCTCACAAACAGAAACCATTTTTAGCCAGAAGAAAAAAATTGCCTTTGTTCCTTCTTGGTTTGGACCTTCCAAAAAACATAGAGAACTATTGGAAAAATTAAAACAAATCGAAGAGATCCCTTGTCTGGCCGAAATTCCGAAATCAGAATCTATTAAGTCGAAAACGGAAAAACAAGAGTCGTTAAAGAAGGACAGTAATGCTTGGCATGCCTTTGATTTGTTAGCTGATGAATCCATTGCTCTAGTGGATCCAGAGAATTCAATTCTTTCCTTGAAGCCGTAA
- a CDS encoding YbaB/EbfC family nucleoid-associated protein, whose product MFGGAGGNKFDMLKQMKKMRSQVKTMEKELAGLNFVGISKNKLLSVTLDGKFQMKSIQIEDELIDKKDKNLLEKSIQEAYTKALQDAQAGAAKQMQAMGGFPGLGM is encoded by the coding sequence ATGTTCGGTGGAGCAGGCGGAAACAAGTTTGATATGCTCAAACAGATGAAGAAAATGCGGTCGCAGGTAAAAACCATGGAAAAGGAACTTGCCGGTCTCAATTTTGTAGGAATTTCAAAAAACAAACTTCTATCTGTGACTTTGGATGGAAAATTCCAAATGAAATCCATTCAAATCGAAGATGAATTGATTGATAAAAAAGATAAAAACCTTCTAGAAAAGTCCATCCAAGAAGCTTATACAAAGGCTTTGCAAGATGCACAGGCGGGAGCTGCCAAGCAGATGCAAGCCATGGGTGGTTTTCCAGGTTTAGGAATGTAA
- a CDS encoding OmpA family protein has product MKQIISGILSLSLLSTISCGLSDNTKRLILSTSIGCGVGLALGAVYDEAQRKKDTKNKKNDFQRQIKSSLALEKKKPQNKGKIVGLGAGCLAGLGTGFYLNTMYDNMAEEMKKQGITLEKNEKGGETVSLTATMDGGIAFEDGKADLKGKGKENIDKLAEALAAYPETKINISGHANKTGAEDLNLRLSQDRAVTAKNAIIENGVEGKRIGTVQGVGSSTPIKNVDPKDGSNRRVEVEIVPAS; this is encoded by the coding sequence TTGAAACAAATCATCTCCGGAATTCTTTCCCTATCATTACTTTCCACAATTTCTTGTGGACTATCCGACAATACAAAAAGACTCATTCTTAGTACATCCATTGGATGTGGAGTTGGTCTTGCACTCGGTGCCGTTTACGACGAAGCACAAAGAAAAAAAGATACTAAAAACAAAAAGAACGATTTCCAAAGACAAATCAAATCCTCTTTGGCACTCGAAAAAAAGAAGCCGCAAAACAAAGGTAAGATTGTGGGCCTTGGTGCTGGTTGTCTGGCAGGACTTGGAACTGGTTTTTATCTCAACACTATGTATGACAACATGGCCGAAGAAATGAAAAAACAAGGAATCACTCTTGAGAAAAACGAAAAAGGTGGAGAAACTGTCAGTCTTACTGCCACTATGGACGGCGGAATTGCTTTCGAAGATGGAAAAGCGGACCTAAAGGGAAAAGGGAAAGAGAACATTGACAAATTGGCAGAAGCTCTAGCAGCTTACCCAGAAACTAAAATCAATATTTCTGGACACGCCAATAAAACAGGTGCCGAAGACCTCAACTTAAGATTGTCCCAAGACCGAGCTGTGACTGCAAAGAATGCCATCATTGAAAACGGTGTGGAAGGAAAAAGAATTGGAACAGTCCAAGGAGTCGGTTCCTCAACACCAATCAAAAATGTGGATCCCAAAGATGGATCCAACCGACGAGTCGAAGTAGAAATTGTTCCTGCGAGCTAA
- a CDS encoding flagellin N-terminal helical domain-containing protein: MIINHNISALVAKRALTNTGRDMDKSMEHLATGMRINRPGDDSLGFAVSEKLRSQIRGLGQAERNTQDGMSFLQVTEGSLDQVNSILQRLRELSVQSSNGIYSNEDRKLVQLEVSQLVEEVERIGTSAEFNKIKPLDGRFSRSSKNPMTLQVGANGSEKIELYINTMTSSSLKLKQAGNKLTLSTPNKASDSLQVLDDAITKVNRLRSDLGAYYNRLDLTLKSLSNNYVNIVSAESQVRDADMATEMVEYSKNQILTKSGVAMLAQANLRPESVVKLLTDRY, from the coding sequence ATGATTATCAATCACAACATCAGCGCGCTAGTTGCGAAACGAGCGCTCACAAACACCGGGCGTGACATGGATAAATCCATGGAGCACCTAGCAACGGGTATGCGAATCAATAGACCAGGGGATGATTCCTTGGGATTCGCTGTGTCCGAAAAATTAAGATCACAAATTCGGGGCCTTGGCCAAGCAGAACGAAATACCCAGGATGGTATGTCGTTCCTTCAAGTCACCGAAGGATCTTTAGATCAAGTAAACTCTATCTTACAGAGGTTACGCGAACTTTCAGTTCAATCCTCAAACGGAATTTATTCTAACGAAGACAGAAAACTTGTTCAGTTAGAAGTTTCTCAGTTAGTGGAAGAAGTGGAAAGGATCGGAACTTCTGCTGAGTTTAACAAAATCAAACCATTGGATGGAAGGTTTTCTCGTTCTTCCAAAAATCCAATGACTTTGCAAGTGGGTGCAAACGGTTCAGAGAAAATAGAACTTTACATCAATACGATGACTAGTTCTTCCCTCAAACTGAAACAAGCTGGAAACAAGTTGACTCTATCAACTCCGAACAAGGCTTCCGATTCACTCCAAGTTTTGGATGATGCCATCACTAAAGTCAACCGCCTGCGGTCTGACCTAGGTGCCTATTACAACCGATTGGATTTAACTTTGAAATCACTAAGTAACAACTATGTGAACATTGTTTCAGCTGAATCGCAAGTAAGGGATGCAGATATGGCAACGGAAATGGTAGAATATTCCAAAAACCAAATCCTAACCAAATCAGGTGTGGCAATGCTTGCACAAGCGAACCTACGACCGGAATCCGTAGTAAAACTCCTCACGGACAGATACTAA
- a CDS encoding peptide MFS transporter, with amino-acid sequence MEKPNEIELGQHPEGIAPLFLTEMWERLSYYGMRALLVLYLVKALGFSDADAGAVYAFYTSFVYLTPVLGGYLTDRFFSYQFSIYLGSFLMLCGHLSLAFSGLSFFYLGLVLLALGNGFFKPNMSTIFGRLYETKPGLRDSGFTIFYMGINLGGLIGPILCGSLGERVDWHLGFLSAGFGMAIGMVVFYFGSKRLPNSLWEKHRDREISSTTATKDHQTKPKILLIVLLSFFSIFFWMAFEQMGSSLNLFALRNTDRFLFGFEIPASVLQSINPLFILLFGPIVSTLWTGLAKRRKNPNPVVKFVLSLFILGIGFLVMVIAAKYAETGVAVSILFLVFVYFWNTLSELCLSPVGLSFVSHLAPVKYASVLMGIWFLSNAFGHYAAGILSGYQNQWGSMTNFYGLFVLCSWFGALLLYGIYYWKKKPILALLKGKEEEKTIPAI; translated from the coding sequence TTGGAAAAGCCGAACGAAATAGAATTGGGGCAACACCCCGAAGGAATTGCACCGCTTTTTCTCACAGAGATGTGGGAACGTTTGAGTTATTATGGGATGCGCGCTCTCCTTGTTTTGTATTTGGTCAAAGCCCTAGGATTTTCAGATGCCGATGCCGGTGCTGTTTATGCTTTTTATACAAGTTTTGTCTATCTAACACCTGTTCTTGGGGGATATTTAACCGATCGTTTCTTTAGTTATCAATTTTCCATTTATTTGGGAAGTTTTCTTATGCTCTGCGGACATCTCTCCCTCGCTTTTTCTGGACTTTCTTTTTTCTATTTAGGCCTTGTTTTATTAGCTCTCGGAAATGGATTTTTTAAACCCAATATGTCTACCATCTTTGGTAGGTTATACGAAACGAAACCGGGTCTTCGGGATAGTGGATTTACCATATTTTATATGGGGATCAATTTGGGGGGACTTATCGGTCCGATTCTTTGCGGAAGTTTGGGCGAACGAGTGGATTGGCATTTGGGTTTTTTATCTGCGGGATTTGGAATGGCCATCGGTATGGTTGTATTTTATTTCGGAAGCAAACGTTTACCAAACTCCCTTTGGGAAAAACATAGAGATCGTGAAATCTCTTCTACAACGGCCACAAAAGACCACCAAACCAAACCAAAAATTTTGCTTATTGTTTTACTCTCTTTTTTCAGTATTTTCTTTTGGATGGCGTTTGAACAGATGGGTTCTTCGCTGAACCTCTTTGCCTTGCGAAATACCGATAGGTTTTTGTTTGGTTTTGAAATCCCGGCCTCAGTTTTACAATCCATCAATCCTTTATTTATCCTTCTCTTTGGCCCGATTGTTTCCACACTTTGGACAGGTCTTGCCAAACGGAGAAAAAATCCCAATCCTGTCGTAAAATTTGTTCTCAGTTTGTTTATCCTTGGAATTGGATTTCTCGTAATGGTGATTGCGGCAAAATATGCAGAAACAGGAGTAGCAGTTTCCATTTTGTTTTTGGTGTTTGTATACTTTTGGAATACACTAAGTGAACTTTGTCTTTCGCCGGTGGGACTTTCTTTTGTGAGCCACCTAGCTCCTGTTAAATATGCATCTGTTCTTATGGGGATTTGGTTTTTATCGAATGCCTTTGGGCACTATGCTGCAGGGATTCTATCAGGTTATCAAAACCAATGGGGGAGTATGACAAACTTCTATGGTTTATTTGTTCTCTGTTCTTGGTTTGGTGCTCTTCTTTTGTATGGAATTTATTATTGGAAAAAGAAACCCATTTTAGCTTTGCTCAAAGGAAAAGAAGAAGAAAAAACAATCCCAGCGATTTAA
- a CDS encoding cyclic nucleotide-binding domain-containing protein — MIHPNSPYKRIWDLFVFICITYFAIEVPIRLVFHYKLSAGVTWLERAIQIVFGLDVILNFNTAILKDRLLIHNRKIVTKTYLRSWFLIDFLSAFPFDLFGGFFFQYFGVTDSLKILRLLRSVRVFELFKSLRLLALGADSDDRFKLVEVINPMTFRLIFFVYWTSLFAHWVACGWIHLGPEFLADKDITTRYIRALYWSVTTLTTIGYGDITPVTNGQTIYTMGVMILGVGIYGYVIGNIATLLSNLDVSRVHFQEKLNTIDSFIKYKKLPPQLANRIRSYYVNLWENKHGIDETEIWDQLPSGIKIDVSMFLHNHLISVVPFFKNAPEELKREVVLELKPAFYMKGDIIFKEGDVPHNMYFLSKGHVEVIKEKTGELLATLNSGSFFGEMSLIDDSLRTATIKAGSYCDVYTLGKDRFAEILKHHPKFAQHIQVIAEERKKNQTSKAAKTE; from the coding sequence ATGATCCATCCCAATTCCCCTTACAAACGAATCTGGGATCTTTTTGTTTTTATTTGTATTACTTACTTTGCGATCGAAGTGCCTATTCGCTTAGTCTTTCATTATAAACTCTCTGCAGGAGTCACCTGGTTAGAACGGGCCATCCAAATTGTCTTCGGATTGGATGTGATCCTCAATTTCAATACAGCCATTTTGAAAGACCGCCTTCTTATCCATAATCGCAAGATTGTGACCAAAACCTATTTGCGTTCTTGGTTTCTCATCGATTTTTTATCCGCCTTCCCTTTTGATCTTTTTGGTGGATTTTTCTTCCAATACTTTGGTGTCACTGACAGCCTAAAGATTTTAAGACTTCTACGGTCCGTACGAGTCTTTGAACTTTTTAAATCGCTCCGACTTCTAGCCCTTGGTGCCGATTCCGATGATCGGTTCAAACTGGTAGAAGTGATCAATCCGATGACCTTTCGATTGATCTTTTTTGTGTATTGGACGAGTCTCTTTGCTCATTGGGTGGCTTGCGGTTGGATTCATCTTGGGCCTGAGTTTTTAGCTGATAAAGATATTACGACCCGATACATCCGGGCCCTCTATTGGTCCGTCACAACACTCACAACCATTGGATATGGTGACATCACTCCTGTGACCAACGGACAAACTATTTATACAATGGGTGTAATGATTTTAGGTGTGGGTATTTATGGATATGTCATTGGTAACATTGCTACATTACTCTCTAACTTAGATGTCTCTCGTGTTCATTTCCAAGAAAAGTTAAACACGATAGATAGTTTTATCAAATATAAAAAATTACCTCCACAACTTGCCAACCGAATTCGTTCCTATTACGTCAATCTTTGGGAAAACAAACATGGAATAGATGAAACTGAAATTTGGGACCAACTCCCATCGGGAATAAAAATTGATGTGTCTATGTTTTTACATAACCACTTAATTTCCGTGGTTCCCTTTTTTAAAAATGCTCCTGAAGAATTAAAAAGAGAAGTGGTATTGGAATTAAAACCTGCCTTTTATATGAAAGGTGATATTATTTTTAAAGAAGGTGATGTTCCCCACAATATGTATTTTTTATCCAAAGGTCATGTAGAGGTGATCAAAGAAAAAACAGGTGAGTTACTTGCCACACTGAACTCTGGATCATTTTTTGGCGAAATGAGTTTGATTGACGATTCTTTACGAACCGCAACCATCAAAGCAGGTTCTTATTGCGATGTGTATACTTTAGGAAAGGACAGGTTTGCAGAAATTTTAAAACACCATCCTAAATTTGCACAACATATACAAGTCATCGCTGAAGAACGTAAAAAAAACCAAACATCGAAAGCGGCCAAAACAGAATGA
- a CDS encoding cob(I)yrinic acid a,c-diamide adenosyltransferase has translation MKIYTKFGDGGQTYLASGIKVSKTDRRVDLYGSCDELNSTIGLALSFTGDLSFEPAFLGYLKSVQSFLFEIGSELAGYVPKESKEGTVVLRSDVESLEKEIDRLMEVLPEIKFFILPGGSSVASTLHIARTICRRLERDLLVYIESGGEIHADLRIYINRLSDYLFVAARFANFSTGNEETIWKSRTK, from the coding sequence TTGAAAATCTACACCAAATTTGGCGATGGTGGTCAGACCTACCTGGCTTCGGGAATCAAAGTTTCTAAAACTGATCGTAGGGTTGATCTCTACGGAAGTTGCGATGAACTCAATAGTACGATTGGTCTTGCTCTTTCTTTCACAGGAGATTTGAGTTTTGAGCCAGCTTTTCTGGGTTACTTAAAAAGCGTTCAAAGTTTTCTTTTTGAAATTGGATCGGAGTTGGCAGGATATGTGCCAAAGGAATCCAAAGAAGGAACGGTTGTTTTGCGCTCAGATGTAGAAAGTTTAGAAAAGGAAATTGATAGGCTTATGGAAGTCCTTCCAGAGATTAAGTTTTTTATTTTGCCTGGGGGGAGTTCTGTCGCAAGCACTCTGCACATTGCTCGTACAATTTGTCGGCGTTTAGAGCGGGACCTACTTGTATACATTGAGTCTGGTGGAGAGATCCATGCCGACTTACGAATTTATATCAATCGTCTTTCTGATTATCTTTTTGTTGCAGCGCGGTTTGCCAATTTTTCTACTGGAAACGAGGAAACCATTTGGAAAAGCCGAACGAAATAG